Within Xiphias gladius isolate SHS-SW01 ecotype Sanya breed wild chromosome 5, ASM1685928v1, whole genome shotgun sequence, the genomic segment GCTCCCAGCGGTCGAAGCGAGGATCGTACCGCCACGCCTGGTTAGACGTTGCTGTGGTGACAGACTTTTTTCCATCCTCGTCTCCCTCCTTCACTTCTTCCCCTCCGATCACAAAGAGGAAACCTCCCACTGAGCACACACAGTGATTTCTCAGTCGCAGCGGGAGACAGGAACTCAGACACGAAAACTTCTTGCTTCCTGGATCAAACGCCAACACCTGCTGCTCTGGCCAATCGGCACTGGACCCTCCACCCACAAGCAGCACACGATTGGGCGATGCTCTTAGTGTGGACTGCCTGCTCTGTCTGATTGGCTGAGCTGGACCCATCCTGTGGTACTCCAAAGCTCGAGTCAGCTGACTTCTGATTAAAGGTGTGGCCATGGCTCTGTGGTTGAGGTTGGCGAGATCAGAAGCGCCGACCAATCCGAAGCGCAGACGACTCAGCAGAAGATTTGATTTCAGCAGTGGGAGGGGTCCATTCTCGTCCAGCCAGTCAAGAGCCAGCTTTATCAGCTCCGCCTCCTTGACGCCAGGTATCTCGTTGGCGTCAAGCACCGTCATCAGTGATTGGATGTTCAACTCGAGGAGATCATCCctgctttcctgcagcaatgtcCCCATCTCCATAGCGACGGTTTGATTGGCAGCCTCAAGTGCGTTTGATAGTGCATGCTGCTCAGCCAGGTTAGCATAGCAGCAGCAGTTCTCAGCGCTTATACCATCAATCAAGAAGCGCTCACATATCAACACAGCCGTTTCAACTTGCAGGTACCTGGCTGCTTCCAGGACAACAGAAATTGTGGAGGGTGATATGCTGAGCCAGCCTGAGTACAGGAAGTCCAGAATGGCATCTAAACCCTCTGGTTTTAGCACCGGGAGGCTAATTGAGCCTGCTAATCTCTCCGCGGTAGTTTCTCCAAACAGAGCTCGAAAATACTCACTGGAGCTGGCTAAAAGGGCGCGGTGACAGGGAAAGGAGACGCCACCGGCTTCGAGGGCGACATCACACATCTTTCTCTCAGAGCGCAGGCGTTGGAAGCCGGAGAGAAGTCCGGTCCTGTGGGAGGAACTATAGAGGAAGGAGTAGCTTTCCATCCGAAAGATAGGACGCAAGGAAAGGAGGTGAAAGAACAGATgttagaaagaaggaaaaagaggatgAGTAGCAAGTTAAAGAATGAGCTTAGTCAGGAAGTTGCAAGGAAGCAGCCGTGAGACGGAAATgtcaggaagaggaagaaacattaaaagcagAAAGTACAGGAAAAGGAGCAATGAGCGTAATCAAAAAAGAGGAAGccttgacaaaaagaaaatcattagACATTAGCAGAAGAGCAGGATAATGAGATGTTAAAAGCGAGAGgcaggaaatgagaggaaaagaaaggagggtTAGTTAGAAAAGAGAGTAAAGTGCGTGTCCTTAGTCGAGCTCTctccatctgtgtttttgtcctgcTCTGTCTGCAGCGACAAGCATGTGATACCATGATAGGAAGGTTACCAACTGCCAAtcctgtgaccccccccccccttcgcCCTTAAACATGGTCCGTCCCAAagtctcctttctctttctgggATATTACGGCTCt encodes:
- the LOC120789573 gene encoding kelch-like protein 34 — protein: MESYSFLYSSSHRTGLLSGFQRLRSERKMCDVALEAGGVSFPCHRALLASSSEYFRALFGETTAERLAGSISLPVLKPEGLDAILDFLYSGWLSISPSTISVVLEAARYLQVETAVLICERFLIDGISAENCCCYANLAEQHALSNALEAANQTVAMEMGTLLQESRDDLLELNIQSLMTVLDANEIPGVKEAELIKLALDWLDENGPLPLLKSNLLLSRLRFGLVGASDLANLNHRAMATPLIRSQLTRALEYHRMGPAQPIRQSRQSTLRASPNRVLLVGGGSSADWPEQQVLAFDPGSKKFSCLSSCLPLRLRNHCVCSVGGFLFVIGGEEVKEGDEDGKKSVTTATSNQAWRYDPRFDRWEQVASMLERRAQFTCCVVEDVIYAIGGQHTRPDTDTHTSVASVEFYDMTIGAWRRGATMPCPLYGHASTVLDNSIYVSGGLPGNQGNIHGSNHGDNQDGNREGSKEVVYWDLKGRVWEKRASMSIARFSHRLATAHGYIYALLGMYEPFCDIEQYDSLSDHWTRLRPLLIGSFKYGMACMPSGNLLVFGGRRWRDGQEVIMKSVLEYDTKKDRWREICQLPRPLTGTECTLLPLPD